One Fusarium poae strain DAOMC 252244 chromosome 4, whole genome shotgun sequence DNA window includes the following coding sequences:
- a CDS encoding hypothetical protein (BUSCO:11471at5125), giving the protein MTVEEAIGNEAVTLPMRSLTFHDLPNEIQRDILSHCSQSDLICCALVSQHFRELASALLYRSFNILFPDDDDVRFESPIDGLAGGLDTFTTSDYDYAKHLRELSMDTVSTGVKAEHAYKPYLYSTSCGKFLNTLLYLTLKKAKSLESFRWNIRVELSRPVYRELHKIQTLSKFHIRFQAGETYYITPPPLPLSIDDLPPTSAHWSDIPPPPPGPPPAMFTAPLAGPMTSLPVITPPPPLLPTLKQFSKSKASKRDSKSQEPPTLSGFKKLKSLSVLDIDNLDLTTELKTCVRNSSATLTELHLSLSDSLALQARRPPPDSDPDDSDVDDEFQVVPVSQNTTFDASGPAKAFRSQEERKLQEGILGRIFDVEPFILKKPALNQSPREAATSQEEGLEAESNDAAEDPREEFASSLRSVSARLMAQDGTRDISTAQQDILDIIEKAARKYVDSGERPSQQSNDSPESSAVVAKSEEPLSDGPDQASSGPVDTPDLAVRPKNKTSSGDLSPDDIEIEHLDTVDDLEVESDEQQGKEPEEKQIEDEECEKPNTACSSAANSEDQDTHSKTTSTTGLDKVDTNLIAQQVNYESLLLELQQLQEEKDAFVQQVKAMSVQGTIVELGQIKDSEARLREMRQKTRRVQDAIETTRLEIKEAESQVSEKSQIDGKEKSQRSIDEYLRDTRGIALETLGMHLIPVKASVLSRAIDLKCMKNLTLLNVGNQAPIWTLLSKENKTSPLALRSVFTDNVSTAFLNCMSQLEELHDLFLLERSAKQKPESFAPRTTVTIDQIRRLVLKKHMHTLRRLMIKDESNSSGWDANQKAMILICNRGLQLEELALSMNIHAVHAFMQYFAGLINLRAINILRFRNNDTCIWVMREILNFIVDNLSHHPELKLEWIAMEDDRLDRVIRPTDVPDEGEKRRSKGKEKATVSTHHNSISLPVLPTWGSDSESEDEDDDASNCGKRLRLKTVGVLQFYEVWGVKIFDKEIRSGRL; this is encoded by the exons ATGACTGTGGAGGAGGCCATTGGTAACGAGGCTGTCACCCTGCCTATGCGCTCGCTCACCTTTCACGACCTCCCGAATGAGATTCAACGGGACATACTATCCCAT TGCTCTCAGTCTGACCTGATCTGCTGTGCTCTTGTTTCCCAACACTTCCGTGAGCTTGCGTCTGCTCTACTTTATCGCAGCTTCAACATCCTTTTCcccgatgacgacgatgtgAGATTCGAGTCGCCAATTGATGGCCTCGCTGGTGGGCTGGATACATTCACTACTAGCGACTACGATTATGCAAAGCATCTAAGGGAATTGTCCATGGATACAGTTAGCACTGGCGTCAAAGCTGAGCATGCATATAAACCGTATCTGTACAGCACCAGTTGTGGTAAATTCCTTAATACTTTACTATATCTGACGCTAAAGAAGGCCAAATCTCTCGAATCCTTTCG ATGGAACATTCGTGTTGAACTCAGCCGACCCGTATATCGTGAACTTCATAAGATCCAAACGTTGTCCAAATTTCACATTCGCTTCCAGGCTGGCGAAACATACTACATCACGCCGCCTCCTCTTCCCCTGAGCATCGATGACCTCCCCCCAACTTCGGCTCACTGGTCAGATATTCCTCCGCCTCCTCCGGGACCGCCCCCAGCAATGTTCACGGCTCCCTTGGCTGGCCCTATGACATCTCTGCCAGTGATTACGccacctcctcctcttctaccAACCTTGAAGCAGTTCTCGAAATCCAAGGCGAGCAAACGCGACTCAAAATCACAGGAGCCCCCAACACTTTCGGGCTTCAAGAAGCTGAAAAGCTTATCTGTCCTTGATATCGACAATCTTGATTTGACTACGGAGCTTAAGACTTGCGTCCGAAATTCTTCGGCTACTCTCACAGAGCTGCATCTTTCCTTGTCGGATTCTTTGGCGCTGCAGGCTAGACGGCCACCGCCTGATTCAGATCCAGATGACtcagatgttgatgatgagttcCAAGTGGTGCCCGTCTCGCAGAACACCACTTTCGATGCGAGTGGGCCAGCGAAGGCTTTCCGCTCTCAGGAGGAGCGTAAACTTCAAGAGGGTATTCTTGGGAGGATATTCGATGTCGAACCTTTCATACTTAAAAAGCCTGCGCTCAATCAGAGCCCTCGCGAAGCAGCGACCAGTCAGGAGGAAGGGTTAGAAGCCGAGAGTAACGACGCTGCGGAGGATCCCCGCGAAGAATTTGCGTCATCTCTTCGCAGTGTGTCAGCGAGATTGATGGCACAAGATGGCACACGCGATATTTCTACAGCGCAGCAAGATATTCTAGATATCATCGAGAAAGCAGCCAGGAAATATGTGGACTCGGGCGAGCGTCCTTCTCAACAGTCCAACGATTCGCCGGAAAGTTCTGCTGTCGTGGCCAAGAGTGAAGAGCCGCTAAGTGACGGGCCAGACCAGGCGAGTTCAGGACCAGTCGATACACCCGATTTAGCTGTGCGACCCAAGAACAAAACATCGAGTGGCGATTTATCACCGGACGATATTGAAATCGAGCATCTTGATACTGTAGACGATCTCGAAGTAGAATCAGATGAGCAGCAAGGAAAGGAGCCAGAAGAGAAACAAattgaagacgaagaatgCGAAAAGCCAAACACGGCATGTTCTTCGGCTGCCAACTCAGAGGATCAGGATACACACTCGAAGACAACCTCAACCACTGGGCTGGACAAAGTCGACACGAACTTGATTGCGCAGCAAGTGAATTATGAGTCACTCTTGCTGGAATTGCAACAGCTACAGGAAGAGAAAGACGCATTTGTTCAGCAGGTCAAGGCAATGTCTGTCCAGGGCACAATTGTGGAACTCGGGCAAATTAAGGACTCAGAAGCCCGGCTCAGAGAAATGCGCCAGAAGACTCGACGTGTCCAGGACGCCATAGAAACCACGCGCCTTGAGATAAAGGAGGCTGAGAGCCAGGTCTCTGAAAAGTCTCAGATTGATGGCAAGGAGAAGTCACAGCGGTCGATCGACGAGTATCTTCGAGATACCAGAGGCATTGCTCTGGAAACATTGGGCATGCATCTGATCCCGGTCAAAGCATCCGTTCTCTCAAGGGCCATTGATTTGAAGTGCATGAAGAATCTAACGCTGCTCAACGTCGGTAACCAAGCACCCATCTGGACCTTGCTTTCCAAGGAAAACAAGACCTCCCCATTGGCCCTGCGCAGTGTTTTTACTGACAATGTGTCGACCGCATTCTTGAATTGCATGTCGCAGCTTGAAGAATTGCATGATTTGTTCCTTTTAGAACGAAGTGCTAAACAAAAACCCGAAAGTTTCGCGCCAAGGACCACCGTCACAATCGATCAGATTCGCCGGTTGGTGCTAAAGAAGCACATGCATACTTTGAGAAGGCTGATGATCAAGGACGAGTCAAACAGCAGCGGATGGGATGCGAACCAGAAAGCAATGATACTTATTTGCAACCGTGGATTgcagctcgaggagctaGCTCTTAGTATGAACATCCACGCGGTG CACGCTTTCATGCAATATTTCGCAGGACTAATCAACCTCCGTGCTATCAATATTCTCCGGTTCAGGAACAACGACACATGTATATGGGTCATGCGTGAGATCTTGAATTTTATCGTGGATAACCTCTCTCACCACCCCGAGCTGAAGCTGGAGTGGATCGCTATGGAGGACGACAGGCTCGATCGCGTTATTCGCCCTACAGATGTGCCCGACGAAGGGGAAAAGAGACGGTCTAAGGGCAAGGAAAAGGCTACGGTGAGCACTCATCACAATAGCATCAGTCTTCCTGTACTACCGACCTGGGGTTCGGATAGCGAgagtgaggatgaagatgatgatgcctCAAATTGTGGAAAGAGACTTCGACTAAAGACTGTTGGAGTCCTCCAGTTTTATGAGGTCTGGGGTGTCAAGATTTTTGACAAAGAAATCCGGTCCGGTCGACTTTAA
- the IDH2 gene encoding NAD-dependent isocitrate dehydrogenase (BUSCO:27572at5125), whose amino-acid sequence MLAIRALRTPASRQALRTAAPRAAIFYNRCYSTSGDRVAKYNGTKDASGNYLVSLIEGDGIGPEIAQSVKEIFAAAKTPIAWEPVDVTPIIKDGKTAIPDAAIENIQKNKIALKGPLATPVGKGHVSLNLTLRRTFNLFANLRPCRSVAGYETPYDNVDTVLIRENTEGEYSGIEHIVVDGVVQSIKLITREASERVLRFAFQHAESIGRKKVRVVHKATIMKLSDGLFLKVAQEVAKDFPGIEFDAELLDNSCLKMVTDPTPYNDKVLVMPNLYGDILSDMCAGLIGGLGLTPSGNIGDECSIFEAVHGSAPDIAGKNLANPTALLLSSIMMLRHMGLNEHAIRIEKAIFDTLAEGKALTGDLGGKAKTNEYAAAIISRL is encoded by the exons ATGCTGGCCATTCGAGCTCTCCGAACTCCCGCCTCCAGGCAAGCCCTGCGCACTGCTGCCCCCCGCGCTGCCATTTTCTAC AACCGATGCTACTCGACCTCTGGCGACCGTGTTGCCAAGTACAACGGAACCAAGGATGCCAGT GGCAACTACCTGGTCAGCTTGATTGAGGGTGACGGTATCGGCCCCGAGATTGCCCAGTCCGTCAAGGAAATCTTCGCCGCCGCCAAG ACCCCCATTGCTTGGGAGCCTGTCGATGTCACTCCTATCATCAAGGACGGCAAGACCGCTATCCCCGATGCTGCCATCGAGAACATCCAGAAGAACAAGATTGCCCTCAAGGGTCCTCTCGCT ACTCCCGTTGGCAAGGGCCATGTCTCGCTTAACCTTACCCTCCGCCGAACCTTCAACCTCTTCGCCAACCTGCGTCCTTGCCGCTCCGTCGCTGGCTACGAGACTCCCTACGACAACGTCGACACCGTACTGATCCGAGAGAACACCGAGGGTGAATACTCCGGCATTGAACACATTGTTGTCGATGGTGTTGTCCAGAGCATTAAGCTCATCACCCGTGAGGCTTCCGAGCGTGTCCTCCGATTTGCCTTCCAGCACGCCGAGTCCATTGGCCGCAAGAAGGTCCGCGTTGTCCACAAGGCTACCATCATGAAGCTCTCCGacggcctcttcctcaaggTCGCTCAGGAAGTCGCCAAGGACTTCCCCGGCATTGAGTTCGACGCCGAGCTCCTCGACAACAGCTGCCTCAAGATGGTCACTGACCCCACCCCTTACAACGACAAGGTCCTCGTCATGCCTAACCTCTACGGTGACATTCTCTCCGACATGTGCGCTGGTCTCATCGGTGGTCTCGGTCTCACCCCCTCCGGAAATATCGGTGATGAGTGCTCCATCTTCGAGGCCGTCCACGGTTCAGCCCCTGATATCGCTGGCAAGAACCTTGCCAACCCCACTGCCCTCCTCCTCAGCTCCATCATGATGCTGCGACACATGGGTCTTAACGAGCATGCTATCCGTATCGAGAAGGCCATCTTTGATACCCTCGCCGAGGGCAAGGCCCTTACTGGCGATCTCGGCGGAAAGGCCAAGACCAACGAGTACGCTGCCGCCATCATCTCCAGGCTGTAA
- a CDS encoding hypothetical protein (BUSCO:3888at5125), with translation MADMERTILDFYQIPTLYPTEWPAEKDLEDLDEDEEDEKGAALKRRQSRYQALERAVSQRKSNIPRGDDQGGVGNIVQKDEPDPLGTTDSVVRTLKHLGLPLQDDHRLRNRFLLSSTTFSPALFLSQMHATADTRGLLTGLDVLSQSIDQKSASLKVLVETNFERFVKAKATIDNVYKEMKYRGAEPPDPNNPGHSNAAQRRSYRNSMAGAGLGINNPLTSPGTDTRKKNALTKESEYGVLGIKGPLLEVSAKAEDVWGPALGGREKEENLKTVSNHLTRFKDYVELSTSIADSIKRKDYESLVDEFTRARKIADESRQLAEELGEETPTEPQLYQLLIAGRMWHDVDQQIRLFKRDVWKRLVNLYTASKTDGTSGRIQDQHMELIGLLLELGVDDNPIWVWLLSRYDHLKSKIQSTADHMKVEIEVLRRRLANNDKPNPSTIAAHLRSLGRPVIEDKPLTFDSPEVIELWEKMLSFLTSLLSSEGILGEVVEFWQTVQGFINGSAQAALPVGYRGESRHHHELSQQSINELRKGAVELVDLLREHTYSFFVDMPPEDVSLLFSPLPKTPVPGTPGSDSLASPRDPRFNFDPNNMPPPSPKRGEIWERLAFWPPWSNSISGVHYLSKMLTLVGAGAGDLACIEPVESGEGQVLDRLRSLVGGSRERCVTALCAAWNRDAENIKFVEDWQRSVEMGDVTRMPASFAAFEGSVLSGMQKILYIPDAMSRSGSGDIVLPPPTKLLQMVRSQYVTTLYKALSGMVENAERSLKKTEDDWSIDGETSLASAAVPTMAGKGALDSGDRNVRMLMTLSNLSSLRSQVVPSLNLQFENAFSVKLTDESKKIREVLGQIHDRLFQSYTKQSIERLRDVIQSGISAPDWAPGQGQRTQVAKPYVYEALLTLVLVHSQVSTTAPALTVEVLSFLLEQTSTQLLEAFRRRPRYTLEALMQATLDVEFVAQTLSHYTSERASELQSQIYQELDARTDNDARARLQGELTEMRTVLKRLREASKNEFACFKKPKRPGHGPSRNNSGISGISA, from the exons ATGGCCGACATGGAACGTACTATCCTCGATTTTTACCAGATTCCGACACTATACCCCACGGAATGGCCCGCCGAGAAGGACTTGGAAGATctagatgaagatgaagaggatgagaaggGAGCTGCTTTGAAGCGAAGGCAGTCTCGATATCAGGCGCTTGAGAGAGCTGTGAGCCAACGGAAGAGCAATATTCCTCGAGGGGACGATCAAGGAGGTGTCGGGAATATTGTGCAAAAAGACGAACCAGATCCCTTGGGAACGACTGATAGTGTCGTCAGAACGCTCAAGCATCTCGGTTTACCCCTCCAAGATGACCACCGACTAC GAAACCGATTTCTCCTTTCCTCGACGACTTTTTCGCCTGCACTCTTCCTCTCCCAAATGCATGCCACCGCCGATACCCGAGGCCTGCTCACCGGTCTCGATGTCCTCTCACAGTCTATTGACCAAAAGTCGGCCTCACTCAAGGTTCTGGTCGAAACCAACTTTGAACGATTCGTCAAAGCCAAGGCAACCATAGATAATGTCTATAAAGAGATGAAATACCGAGGAGCTGAACCTCCAGACCCTAACAACCCAGGCCACTCCAATGCAGCCCAACGCCGCAGCTATCGAAACAGTATGGCCGGTGCCGGCCTGGGTATCAACAACCCTCTGACATCCCCCGGCACTGATACACGTAAAAAGAATGCCTTGACCAAAGAGAGCGAATACGGTGTTCTGGGTATCAAGGGCCCGCTACTCGAAGTCTCGGCAAAGGCTGAGGATGTTTGGGGTCCTGCTTTGGGTGGAagagagaaggaagagaaccTGAAAACTGTTTCAAACCACCTAACTCGATTTAAGGACTACGTGGAACTGAGTACCTCGATAGCAGACAGCATCAAGCGAAAGGACTACGAATCGCTGGTCGATGAGTTCACCAGAGCCAGAAAAATTGCAGACGAAAGCCGACAGCTGGCAGAGGAACTTGGAGAAGAGACCCCGACAGAGCCACAACTCTATCAACTATTGATAGCAGGGCGCATGTGGCATGATGTGGACCAGCAAATTCGTCTGTTCAAACGTGACGTATGGAAGCGCCTTGTCAATTTATACACAGCATCAAAAACAGATGGAACAAGTGGTCGCATACAAGACCAGCATATGGAACTCATCGGCTTGCTGTTGGAATTGGGTGTTGATGACAACCCAATCTGGGTTTGGCTCCTGAGTAGATATGATCATCTCAAAAGCAAGATCCAGTCGACAGCAGACCATATGAAGGTTGAGATAGAGGTGCTTCGTCGCAGGCTAGCCAACAACGACAAGCCCAATCCAAGCACGATTGCCGCGCATCTTCGATCTCTCGGCCGGCCAGTAATTGAGGACAAGCCCTTAACTTTTGACTCGCCTGAGGTGATAGAACTTTGGGAAAAGATGCTATCATTCCTTACGAGTCTTCTGTCAAGTGAAGGAATTTTGGGCGAAGTTGTAGAATTCTGGCAAACTGTGCAAGGATTTATCAACGGCTCTGCCCAAGCTGCCCTTCCTGTAGGTTATCGTGGCGAGTCTCGACATCACCATGAGCTGTCGCAGCAGAGTATCAACGAGTTGAGAAAGGGGGCCGTGGAATTGGTCGATCTACTTCGAGAACATACTTATTCTTTCTTCGTGGACATGCCCCCCGAAGATGTCTCGTTGCTCTTCTCACCACTTCCCAAGACGCCGGTCCCGGGAACTCCTGGCTCTGACTCGCTGGCATCTCCGCGAGACCCTCGCTTTAACTTTGATCCAAACAATATGCCACCTCCCTCGCCCAAGAGAGGTGAGATTTGGGAAAGGCTTGCTTTCTGGCCTCCATGGTCCAATTCCATTAGTGGTGTTCATTACTTATCAAAAATGCTGACTCTGGTTGGGGCTGGAGCTGGCGACTTGGCGTGTATCGAGCCAGTCGAGTCAGGGGAAGGCCAGGTTCTCGACCGCCTCAGAAGTCTTGTCGGCGGCTCTCGAGAACGTTGCGTCACGGCGTTGTGCGCCGCCTGGAACCGAGATGCTGAAAACATAAAGTTTGTCGAGGATTGGCAGCGTTCGGTTGAAATGGGTGATGTGACACGCATGCCAGCCAGTTTCGCCGCTTTCGAAGGATCAGTACTGTCTGGCATGCAGAAGATTCTCTATATTCCCGATGCCATGTCTAGGTCAGGTTCGGGAGATATTGTCTTGCCGCCACCGACAAAACTTCTTCAAATGGTTCGCAGCCAATACGTGACCACATTGTACAAGGCATTGAGTGGTATggttgagaatgccgagagATCGTTGAAGAAGACCGAAGACGACTGGTCGATTGATGGCGAGACATCCCTTGCGTCAGCCGCAGTGCCTACTATGGCGGGCAAAGGGGCATTAGACTCGGGAGATAGG AATGTTCGTATGCTCATGACTTTGAGCAATCTTTCATCTCTTCGATCGCAAGTGGTACCCAGTCTTAACCTGCAGTTCGAAAACGCATTCTCCGTCAAGTTGACTGACGAGTCCAAGAAGATTCGTGAAGTCCTTGGCCAGATTCACGACCGCCTCTTCCAATCCTACACTAAGCAGTCGATTGAGAGACTTCGCGATGTCATTCAATCAGGTATCTCGGCCCCTGACTGGGCCCCTGGCCAAGGACAACGCACTCAAGTCGCAAAGCCATACGTCTACGAGGCCCTTCTTACGCTTGTTCTCGTCCACTCACAGGTCTCCACTACTGCGCCAGCCCTCACAGTCGAAGTACTATCCTTCCTTCTTGAACAGACATCTACTCAACTCCTGGAAGCATTCCGCCGGCGACCTCGATACACTCTTGAAGCCCTAATGCAAGCGACACTTGATGTTGAGTTTGTTGCACAAACACTCAGCCATTACACCTCAGAACGGGCATCGGAACTGCAGAGTCAAATCTACCAAGAACTTGATGCGCGTACAGACAATGATGCTCGCGCTCGTCTGCAGGGCGAATTGACCGAGATGCGCACTGTTCTTAAACGCTTAAGAGAGGCAAGTAAGAATGAATTTGCTTGCTTCAAGAAGCCAAAACGGCCGGGTCACGGACCGAGCAGGAACAATAGTGGTATATCCGGTATCTCAGCCTAG
- a CDS encoding hypothetical protein (BUSCO:11163at5125) produces MGRKPNPLILEYFVRGPKLNDNSNRYPHTCKQCGENFPKGRIDSLTTHITKKCPAISESDRMRACLELHGITNARAPAERPPPETQPNGQPVDVPNLPQGWSALETLAEASRQVDLNENNRAQSVQTSVDPSDPANAQHVTDRFELHEQFTLDNPPVSYENRSHPGNRGVIQQPLPGTELSPEERLQALLPNSDASPDVSNISVAVAATARLNPSLLDPQLVDENGSATPPPPMEIPATIETSPSAVTAPDNGISQPWGEMTYLATASPVPLIHEHPPPPIQMTRGGIRMDTSDGQLNGRPRHARSRFTAARRKEVQEVRKIGACIRCRILRKNCGKGTPCDTCRKVLAPRVWRTGCVRTRLQEQLDLYSAGVQVVLSQNRINLLKNQINMTHDGTMIEVTHFPETGKVIALEALVALLEPSETLAEIRGSKESFFQVIMIDQDKEDVPGKVEAYMRDVFQLFIDKEPSKFMRVTLDLALQQLQESEDDLLRKSLELWGLVESIDRERQWNVVERPANNNEEPRRIQEAKSENDADIYTTLCMQLNAAAERKANNTSKALLSGMHRVLQDSKVKVNFKMYLTAVIFLNCLEKSTWAFKAWEQDHLRPGWPLERDPSVFTQQGGNLAGLLKMLLAIRKALPQTLRGEAGKLVTSEQDPVIGTYFQSIDLDYDTILSRQEGSPFSPADSRSLEMMFCSHLLITNSP; encoded by the exons ATGGGCCGCAAGCCCAACCCCCTCATCCTCGAGTACTTCGTTCGGGGCCCCAAGCTCAACGACAACAGTAATCGATATCCGCACACGTGCAAGCAATGTGGCGAGAACTTCCCCAAGGGCAGGATCGATAGCCTGACTACTCATATCACCAAGAAGTGCCCTGCTATATCTGAATCGGATCGTATGCGAGCTTGCCTCGAACTCCACGGTATTACGAATGCCCGAGCGCCTGCTGAACGACCACCTCCCGAGACACAGCCGAACGGACAGCCAGTCGACGTTCCCAATCTACCCCAAGGATGGAGCGCTTTAGAAACCTTAGCCGAAGCCTCGCGACAGGTTGATCTGAATGAGAACAACCGTGCTCAGAGCGTGCAAACCTCTGTTGACCCTTCCGACCCAGCCAATGCTCAGCACGTTACGGATCGCTTTGAGCTTCATGAGCAGTTTACTCTCGATAACCCTCCAGTGAGCTATGAAAACCGATCGCACCCAGGAAACAGAG GTGTGATCCAACAACCCCTCCCAGGAACCGAGCTATCGCCCGAGGAACGCCTCCAAGCATTGCTTCCAAACAGTGATGCTTCCCCCGATGTCTCGAATATCTCAGTTGCCGTCGCTGCTACAGCTAGACTGAACCCATCACTTCTCGACCCCCAACTCGTTGACGAGAACGGTTCCGCgactccaccaccaccgatgGAAATTCCAGCCACAATCGAAACGTCACCGAGTGCAGTCACCGCGCCTGATAATGGAATCTCACAGCCGTGGGGCGAAATGACATATTTGGCGACTGCCTCGCCGGTTCCTCTCATTCACGAACACCCTCCACCACCTATACAGATGACTCGTGGTGGCATTCGAATGGACACAAGCGATGGGCAACTTAATGGGAGGCCCCGCCATGCTCGGTCTCGTTTTACGGCCGCGCGACGCAAAGAGGTCCAAGAGGTTCGCAAGATTGGCGCCTGCATCAGATGCAGAATTCTTCGCAAGAACTGCGGCAAAGGAACCCCATGTGATACTTGTCGAAAGGTTCTTGCCCCCAGAGTATGGAGAACTGGCTGTGTCCGGACTAGGCTACAGGAACAGCTCGATTTATACTCGGCTGGTGTTCAGGTTGTCCTGTCCCAGAATCGCATCAACCTCCTGAAGAACCAGATAAACATGACTCACGATGGTACTATGATAGAAGTAACCCACTTCCCCGAAACTGGAAAAGTCATTGCTCTTGAGGCCTTGGTCGCGCTGCTAGAGCCTAGTGAGACATTGGCAGAAATTCGAGGCAGCAAGGAGTCATTCTTTCAAGTTATCATGATCGATCAGGATAAAGAGGATGTTCCCGGAAAGGTGGAGGCCTACATGCGCGACGTGTTTCAACTTTTCATCGATAAGGAACCATCTAAGTTTATGCGCGTCACTTTGGACCTTGCACTTCAGCAACTTCAAGAATCAGAGGATGATTTGCTTCGGAAATCTCTTGAGTTGTGGGGTTTAGTAGAAAGCATTGATCGAGAAAGGCAGTGGAATGTTGTCGAAAGACCAGCGAACAACAACGAGGAACCTAGACGCATTCAAGAGGCCAAAAGTGAGAACGACGCCGACATCTACACTACCCTCTGCATGCAACTCAATGCGGCAGCAGAGAGAAAGGCCAACAACACGTCCAAGGCACTTTTGAGTGGCATGCATCGTGTCTTGCAGGATAGTAAAGTGAAGGTCAATTTCAAGATGTACCTGACAGCCGTCATTTTTCTCAACTGCCTCGAGAAGTCAACATGGGCTTTCAAGGCCTGGGAGCAAGATCATCTCCGCCCAGGGTGGCCCTTGGAACGAGACCCTAGTGTCTTCACACAGCAAGGCGGTAACCTTGCCgggttgttgaagatgcttTTGGCAATCCGCAAGGCTCTCCCACAAACACTTCGTGGTGAGGCGGGCAAACTTGTTACATCGGAACAAGATCCCGTGATTGGGACTTATTTCCAAAGTATTGACTTAGACT ATGATACCATCCTATCCCGACAAGAAGGCTCCCCCTTCTCTCCTGCAGACTCTCGATCTCTAGAAATGATGTTCTGCTCCCATCTTCTCATAACAAACTCACCCTAA
- a CDS encoding hypothetical protein (MEROPS:MER0061068~BUSCO:41674at5125), with amino-acid sequence MKDIQRLELPAAADMHVHLRQGELMDLVVPTIRQGGVDTVFVMPNLLPPLTAVEQVLEYKSKLTAIAQDVNFLMSLYLHPSVTPEVIAQAAEAGVTGVKLYPQGVTTNSENGVSDITAFYDTFAAMEKHGIVLNIHGEALESLAPADTTLEEAFLPTLKQLHDRFPQLRIVLEHCTTAAAVEAVKACGPTVSATITAHHLYLTSHEACCDPFAFCKPIPKKPTDRDALVKAVVSGNNKFFFGSDSAPHSLQSKTSAEQGKAPAGVFTQPYVVQLVLLGLEEAIERGVISEKEVTEEKLENFFSRNGRRFYKLPETSGNKIILERKGEKIPTSVKSADGKSEAMLSS; translated from the exons ATGAAGGATATTCAGCGTCTTGAACTGCCGGCTGCGGCTGATATGCATGTCCATTTGCGTCAGGGCGAGTTGATGGACTTGGTAGTCCCAACTATTCGTCAGGGTGGAGTTGATACGGTATTCGT TATGCCTAACCTT CTCCCTCCTCTGACTGCTGTCGAACAG GTGCTTGAATACAAGTCTAAGTTGACCGCCATTGCTCAAGATGTCAACTTTCTCATGTCCCTTTAT CTTCACCCTTCAGTCACTCCCGAAGTGATTGCCCAAGCTGCCGAGGCTGGTGTAACCGGTGTCAAGTTGTATCCTCAGG GTGTCACCACCAACTCTGAGAATGGTGTTTCTGATATCACGGCATTCTATGACACATTTGCTGCCATGGAGAAGCATGGAATTG TTCTGAACATCCACGGAGAAGCTCTTGAGTCTCTTGCGCCCGCCGACACCACGCTGGAGGAGGCTTTCCTCCCCACTCTGAAGCAACTTCACGATCGGTTCCCTCAGTTGCGCATTGTA CTCGAGCATTGTACTACTGCAGCCGCTGTAGAGGCAGTCAAGGCCTGTGGGCCTACTGTCAGCG CAACCATTACTGCTCACCACCTCTATCTTACTTCACACGAGGCCTGCTGTGACCCCTTTGCTTTCTGCAAGCCCATTCCTAAGAAGCCCACTGACAGGGATGCTCTGGTCAAGGCTGTCGTGAGCGGTAACAACAAGTTCTTCTT CGGAAGTGACAGTGCTCCCCACTCCTTACAGTCTAAGACCTCTGCTGAGCAAGGCAAGGCTCCTGCAGGTGTCTTCACTCAACCCTACGTCGTACAGCTTGTTCTCCTTGGTCTCGAGGAAGCTATCGAACGTGGAGTTATTTCCGAGAAAGAGGTTACCGAGGAGAAGCTCGAAAACTTCTTCAGCCGTAACGGGCGACGCTTCTACAAGTTGCCTGAGACCTCTGGCAACAAGATCATTTTGGAGAGGAAGGGCGAAAAGATCCCCACTAGTGTCAAGAGTGCCGATGGAAAGTCTGAG GCTATGCTCTCAAGTTGA